In the Syntrophus gentianae genome, GTTCTTCCGCAGGAAGATGATACTGTCGGCCAACGGCGATTGAGGTCCGGCCGTTTTGGGAAAAACGAAAGGCACACCCGCTATTTTCCCGATATTCTCCAGAAAGGCCGGCGAATAGGAATTTTCACCCTCGACCAATCCACAGAGGTCGCCCAGAACGGCGCCGGCCTCCACCGAGGCCAGTTGATCCCGGTCCCCCAGCAGAAGAAGCCTCGATGTCGGGTAAAGGGCCGAAACCAGTTTGGCCATGAGGGGAAGGTCCACCATGGAGGCCTCATCCACAACCACCAGATCATATGGCAGGGGATTGTCCGGATTGTGGCGAAAATAGGGAGAACCCGGAATGACTCCCAGAAGCCGGTGAAGCGTCATGGCCTTCTCCGGCTGGAATTCGGGGCTGAACGACCCACAGGCTTTCTTCATGGCCTCTTCCAGCCGGATCGCGGCCTTACCGGTAGGGGCCGCCAGGGCGATGCGCAAATTTGATCCTCTTTTTAACCGCTGCAGCAGGGCGAGAATCCGTGCCGCCGCCGTGGTCTTCCCCGTTCCGGGACTGCCGGAAATCACGACAAACCGTTTTCTCAGAACCGCCAGGGCAGCAATCCTCTGCATATCGGGAAAGGGTTCTTCAAATTTTTTCCCGATATATTCGCTGGTTGGCCAATCTCCCGGAAAAACCCGATGCAGGCTTTCTTCCAGCTCCGGCCAGTTGAATACCGGTTCCTCCGCCTCTCGGAAATCCGTTTCCGTATGGGAATCGGCACACCCTTCAAGGAAGCGGATGAGAAGATCTTCATAAAACCAGTAGCGGTATAAATAGAGCCGTCCGTCATCGTCCAGGATAAGGGGTTTGTACTCTCCGGGCCGACCCACAACCGGACTGGCCCGCAGGATCTCTTGCCATGAGGAAAGAGACGGGCAGACGGGAAGAAGGCCCTCCGGAATGTCCGGGATAAAATCGGCCGGGCCATCCTCCTGAACTTCCGCAATGACCGGCTTACCCGCACACCCGGGCAGATCCAGGCAGACATGCCCTTTTCGACAACTTCGGCTCGTCAGTGCGGCGGCCAGAAAGACCGCAGGGTTGTTTCTCCCGGAAAACTTTTCCATAAGCCGTCCGAAGTGCCGATCCAGATCTGAGAATACTTGAAGGAAGCGCTCATCGGATTCCATCGGCAGACCTCCCTTCCGCGGAATTCGTCTCAATCAGGGCGTTGTACAGGGCGGTCAGCCGCACCTCCGAGGGGCGGTCGAAGTAGATCCCCGAACCAGCCCCTGAGTTTGGATCGATTCCCCTCAGGAATAGGTAATAGACCCCGCCGAAGTGACTCTCCGCCTGGTATCCGGGCAGACGCCGCTTCAGATAGGCATGGAGGGCCAGGGCATAGAGATGGTACTGCAGGATATAATGTTTCCGGACCATGACCGACTTCAGATCTGCGAGGGAATAGGATGCTGAATCGGGACCCAGATAGTTGGTTTTCCAGTCCACAAGATAGTATCGCCCATCGACGGAAAAGACGAGATCAATGAAGCCCCGCAGCCACCCCTGGACGGGGCTGAAAGAGAGGCGACCCATTTCGACCTCCCAGGAATCAGGAATACACCCTGGATCCTGTCTCGCAATGTCCCGAAAAAGGCCATGAAGTTTTTCCCTGGTCAACCTCTTCAAGGGGAAATAAAATCCCAGTTCGCTGACCCGGTTCTCCCCGGCGATGTCTGCCAGGCGAAAGGTTGTTCTTTTCTCGCCTCCGCTCAGGGGGACGGACAGGACATTTCTGGCGGAATCCAGCATGGCCCGTTCCCACCGGGGATCAAAGCCGTGTGCGGATAATGTCTCAGCCGCCTGCCGGTGGAGGACGTCCTCGTTTTGTTCGGCAAAATCCAGGTGCTCCAGAAAGTCATGGAGGAGATTTCCCGTTGACGTCCCGGCAGGGAGCTTCTTCCAGT is a window encoding:
- the recD gene encoding exodeoxyribonuclease V subunit alpha; this translates as MESDERFLQVFSDLDRHFGRLMEKFSGRNNPAVFLAAALTSRSCRKGHVCLDLPGCAGKPVIAEVQEDGPADFIPDIPEGLLPVCPSLSSWQEILRASPVVGRPGEYKPLILDDDGRLYLYRYWFYEDLLIRFLEGCADSHTETDFREAEEPVFNWPELEESLHRVFPGDWPTSEYIGKKFEEPFPDMQRIAALAVLRKRFVVISGSPGTGKTTAAARILALLQRLKRGSNLRIALAAPTGKAAIRLEEAMKKACGSFSPEFQPEKAMTLHRLLGVIPGSPYFRHNPDNPLPYDLVVVDEASMVDLPLMAKLVSALYPTSRLLLLGDRDQLASVEAGAVLGDLCGLVEGENSYSPAFLENIGKIAGVPFVFPKTAGPQSPLADSIIFLRKNYRFDKESGIGQLSSAVNQGNFEGALSILKSAHFADIGWQVLPESQNLGLGLKNAVLSYFKEYLQAVRNSEDLERLFTLFERFRILCAFRRGSFGVLAVNVLLENLLRSEGLIYGDGRWYPGRPVMITQNDYALELFNGDVGLTLPDRTDGGLSVFFRDPEKGFRHFAPFRLPEHESVYAMTIHKSQGSEFDEVLMLLSDRETPLLTRELVYTGVTRAKKRLSLWGREDSLRKAISRRTERISGLRSALRQFGCKETT